A stretch of DNA from Phycisphaerae bacterium:
GGGCCATCGAGTTTGATATCCAGCACGTCGCGAGGATCCAGGCGGATCGATCGTTTTCTGTGGCCAACCTCGTGTTGGTGTTGCAACCCGATCGCGGTTCGGGCGGTTCAATGGGTGTGACGCTGACGACCTCGCAGCCCGCGGCCGACGGCTCGCGGCTGACCCTTGGCACATTCGAGAAGGCCGAATCGCTTGAAGCTCTTGCCCGCAACACCATCGATTTCGGCGGCGCGGCGCTTTACGATCCGCGCGGCAACGGCATCTTTACACCGCTCGGCGCTTATCAGCCAAAACTCGCGTCGATACGAATCAGTTCGCACGACGAGTCCCAGGTGTCCGGCACGATTCGCGGGGACTTCTACCATTTCAAACCAGGCCAGACCACGCTGCGGCCGTCAGTGATCTTCATTGAAGCGGCGTTCAGCGCGAAGCTCATCGTGAAATGAGGGATTCGCGGGCGGCTTCGATCGTCCGATCGATGGATTCATCGTCGTGGGCCAGCGAAACAAACCACGCTTCGTAGCCGCTGGGCGGCAGGTGAACGCCGCGGTCGAGCATTGCGTGAAAGAATGCGGCGAAGCGCCGATGATCCGCGGCCGCGGCATCGGCGAAGTTGCGAACCGCCGGCACGCCGAGAAAAAGCGTCAACATCGAGCCGATGCGCTGAACGACACCGCGTTCGCCCGTTTCCTCCAAGGTGCGGCGAAGGCCGGCCTCCAGCCGCGCGCTGAGTTCTTCAAGCCGGCCGTACGCCTTGGCGTCCAGAAGTTGCAGCGTGGCCAAACCCGCGGCCATCGCGACCGGATTGCCGGACAGCGTCCCCGCCTGATAGACCGGTCCCGTCGGCGCGATCATGTCCATCAAATCCGCCCGACCGCCATACGCGCCGACGGGCAGCCCGCCGCCGATGATCTTGCCCAGCGTCGTCAGATCGGGCCGGATGCCAAGCCGTTCCTGTGCCCCACCGCGGGCGACGCGAAAGCCGGTCATGACTTCGTCGAAGATCAGCAGCGCGCCGTGGGCAGTGGAGATGTCGCGGAGTCCTGCGAGAAATCCGTCCGTCGGAGGAACGACGCCCATATTGCCTGCGATCGGCTCGACAATGATCGCGGCGATCTGCGTACCGGCCGATTCAAACACGCGACGCACCGCTTCCAGATCGTTGTACAGCGCGGTCAGCGTCGTCGCCGCCGCGCCGCTGGTTACGCCCGGCGAATCCGGCAGGCCGAGCGTGGCGACGCCCGAGCCCGCCTTAACGAGCATGGAATCGGCATGGCCGTGGTAGCAGCCGTCGAACTTGAGCACTTTCTCCCGGCCCGTCGCCGCGCGGGCCAGGCGGATCGCGCTCATGACCGCCTCGGTGCCGGAGTTCACCATGCGTACCTTTTCGATGGAGGGGACGCGAACAACGATCTCGCGGGCCAGTTCGACTTCGAGCGGCGAGGGCGTGCCGAAGCTCGTCCCGTTCTGGATCGTCAGCTCAATCGCCTCGATGACGGAGGGATGGGCGTGTCCCAGGATTGCCGGCCCCCACGCGCCGATGTAGTCGATGTACTCGCGCCCATCGACGTCAGTCAGCCGGCAGCCCCGCGCGGAGCGGATGAAGCGGGGCGACCCGCCGACGGCGCGAAATGCCCGGACCGGCGAGTTGACACCGCCGGGCATCAGCGCCTGGGCTCGGGCGAAAAGTTGCTCGGATTTAGTCATGCGCTTGCGCGAGATACTCGGCGGCGTCCTTGGCGAAGTAGGTGATGATGATATCCGCGCCGGCCCGTTTGATCGCCGTGAGCGATTCCAACACGACGCGGCGTTCGTCCAGCCAGCCGTGACCGGCCGCTGCCTTGATCATGCTGTACTCGCCGCTGACTTGATAGGCCGCGAGCGGGGCCTGCGGAAACCGCTGTCGGAGAGCGGAGAGGACGTCGAGGTAGGGCATGCCCGGCTTGACCATGAGCAGGTCCGCGCCTTCGCGCAGGTCTTCCTCCGCCTCGGCCAGCGCTTCGCGGACATTGGCCGGGTCCATCTGGTGCGTCCGTCGGTCGCCGAATTTCGGTGCGCAGTCCGCCGCCTCGCGGAACGGGCCGTAGAACGATGAAGCGTATTTGACGGCGTACGAGAGGATGCCCACCTGGTTGTGACCTGCGCCATCCAACGATCGGCGAATTGCGCCGACCATGCCATCCATCATCGCGCTGGGTGCGACGAGGTCCGCGCCGGCGGCGGCATGTGCGACGGCCGTTTGGGCGAGCAGCTGCAGCGTCGCATCATTATCCACCTGGTCTTCATGAATGAGGCCGCAGTGACCATGATCGGTGTATTCGCAGAGACAGACATCCGTGACGACGATCATGTCCTCCCGCGCCGCCTTGATTCTCCGGATGGCTTGTGGAATTACGCCATCCTCTGCGTAGGCGCCGCTTCCGGTAGCATCCTTTCCTGCCGGGATGCCGAACAGCAGGACTGAGCGAATCTTTCGCGCGGCGACTTGTTCGATCTCGCGCTCCAGCGAATCAAGCGTATGCCGCACGACGCCGGGCATGGACCGGACCGGGCCCGCGTCATGCTCGCGCTCGGCGATGAAGAGCGGATAGATGAAGTCGTCGGTGGAAAGCCTCGTCTCGCGCACCAGTGTGCGGAGCGCGGGCGTCCGGCGCAGACGGCGGAGTCGTCGAAAGGACATATCGCTCATGAGGTTGCTCCTACAGCGGAAAAGTGATCGATGAGGGCCGCAACGAGTCCGGCGGATGTATGAGACCGGGCGACCTGTGCCACGTTGAGTCCGGCGGCGTGTGCGGCGTCGGCCGTTGTCGATCCAATGCAGAAGATCGCGGCGGGTCCGGCGTCCAAATGCAGTTCAACAAATTGGCGTATGGCTGAAGGGCTGCAAAACACGACGGCGTCGACGCCGGCACGGAGCGCAGCGAGGGCTTCCGCCGACGGCGCGGCAGGTTTCGTGTGGTAGGCGACGATTTCGTCGACGTGCGCGCCGGCCGCGCGGAGTCGTCGTGGCAATTCCGGCAGGGCGATGTCGGAGCGCGGAAGAAGGATGCGCTGACCTCGGGCCGTCGTTCCGATAGCCTCGGCCAGCGCCGCCGCGGTGTAATCGGCCGGAACCAAGTCAGGAATCAGGCCGACGCGTCGTAAGGCGCGGGCGGTCGCCGGACCCACGGCCGCGATCCGGCTTCCGGCCAACGCCCTCGCGTCGAGTCCAGCTTCGGTCAGCGCCCTGCGAAGTGCGCGGGCGGCATGGAGCGACGTCAACACGATCCAGTCGTATTTGGACTCGCGTCTGAGGGCGGTGATCAGCGCTTCCTGCCTCAAAGGGAAGGCTATCTTGATCAATGGGGCCGCGAACACCGTCGCCCCTTCTTCCC
This window harbors:
- the hemB gene encoding porphobilinogen synthase translates to MSDMSFRRLRRLRRTPALRTLVRETRLSTDDFIYPLFIAEREHDAGPVRSMPGVVRHTLDSLEREIEQVAARKIRSVLLFGIPAGKDATGSGAYAEDGVIPQAIRRIKAAREDMIVVTDVCLCEYTDHGHCGLIHEDQVDNDATLQLLAQTAVAHAAAGADLVAPSAMMDGMVGAIRRSLDGAGHNQVGILSYAVKYASSFYGPFREAADCAPKFGDRRTHQMDPANVREALAEAEEDLREGADLLMVKPGMPYLDVLSALRQRFPQAPLAAYQVSGEYSMIKAAAGHGWLDERRVVLESLTAIKRAGADIIITYFAKDAAEYLAQAHD
- the hemL gene encoding glutamate-1-semialdehyde 2,1-aminomutase — translated: MTKSEQLFARAQALMPGGVNSPVRAFRAVGGSPRFIRSARGCRLTDVDGREYIDYIGAWGPAILGHAHPSVIEAIELTIQNGTSFGTPSPLEVELAREIVVRVPSIEKVRMVNSGTEAVMSAIRLARAATGREKVLKFDGCYHGHADSMLVKAGSGVATLGLPDSPGVTSGAAATTLTALYNDLEAVRRVFESAGTQIAAIIVEPIAGNMGVVPPTDGFLAGLRDISTAHGALLIFDEVMTGFRVARGGAQERLGIRPDLTTLGKIIGGGLPVGAYGGRADLMDMIAPTGPVYQAGTLSGNPVAMAAGLATLQLLDAKAYGRLEELSARLEAGLRRTLEETGERGVVQRIGSMLTLFLGVPAVRNFADAAAADHRRFAAFFHAMLDRGVHLPPSGYEAWFVSLAHDDESIDRTIEAARESLISR